The Oryzomonas sagensis genome has a window encoding:
- a CDS encoding fumarate hydratase: MSTKPFVYQELFPLATDETKYRKIEGSEKYVELAEFAGKQVIRVCPEALTVLANEAMRDVSFLLRPAHNEQVAKILSDPEASQNDKGVAMAFLRNAEISAQFELPVCQDTGTATVVAKKGQQVWTGVKDEEWISKGVYKTYTEENLRYSQTVALDMYKEVNTGTNLPAQIDIAATDGDYYKFLFMAKGGGSANKTMLFQETKALLTPGKLEKFLVEKMKYLGTAACPPYHIAFVIGGTSADACMKTVKLATAKELDGLPTQGNEHGQAFRDLELEAKLLEAAQKLGIGAQFGGKYFAHDVRVIRLPRHGASCPVGMAVSCSADRNIKAKITKHGLFVEEMDRNPGRLIPEQYRGKHGHGVKIDLNRPMKEILAELTKHPVSTPLLLTGTIVVGRDIAHAKFKEIMDKGQALPEYLLKHPIYYAGPAKTPAGKPSGSFGPTTAGRMDSYVDELQSHGGAMIMIAKGNRSQQVTDACKKYGGFYLGSIGGPAAVLAEENIKKVECIDFPELGMEAVWKIEVEDFPAFILVDDKGNDFFKQLGL, translated from the coding sequence ATGTCCACCAAACCGTTCGTTTATCAGGAACTCTTCCCCCTTGCCACAGATGAAACCAAGTACCGCAAGATCGAGGGAAGCGAAAAGTACGTCGAATTGGCCGAGTTTGCCGGCAAGCAGGTCATCAGGGTCTGTCCCGAGGCGCTCACCGTTCTGGCCAATGAGGCCATGCGGGACGTTTCGTTCCTGCTGCGCCCCGCGCACAACGAGCAGGTGGCCAAGATCCTCTCCGATCCCGAAGCCTCCCAGAACGACAAAGGGGTCGCCATGGCGTTCCTGCGCAACGCCGAGATCTCCGCCCAGTTCGAACTTCCGGTCTGCCAGGACACCGGCACCGCCACGGTCGTCGCCAAGAAAGGCCAGCAGGTCTGGACCGGCGTCAAGGACGAAGAGTGGATCTCCAAGGGTGTCTACAAGACCTACACCGAAGAGAACCTGCGCTACTCCCAGACCGTGGCCCTGGACATGTACAAGGAAGTCAACACCGGCACCAACCTCCCGGCCCAGATCGACATCGCGGCCACCGACGGCGACTACTACAAGTTCCTGTTCATGGCCAAGGGAGGCGGCTCGGCCAACAAGACCATGCTCTTCCAGGAGACCAAGGCCCTGCTCACCCCGGGCAAACTGGAAAAATTCCTGGTGGAAAAGATGAAGTACCTGGGCACCGCCGCCTGCCCTCCCTACCACATCGCCTTCGTCATCGGCGGCACCAGCGCCGACGCCTGCATGAAGACCGTCAAACTGGCCACCGCCAAGGAGCTGGACGGCCTCCCCACCCAGGGGAACGAGCACGGCCAGGCCTTCCGCGATCTGGAACTGGAAGCGAAACTCCTTGAGGCGGCGCAGAAGCTGGGCATCGGCGCCCAGTTCGGCGGCAAGTACTTCGCCCACGACGTGCGCGTCATCCGCCTGCCGCGCCACGGCGCGTCCTGCCCGGTGGGCATGGCGGTATCCTGCTCGGCCGACCGCAACATCAAGGCCAAGATCACCAAGCACGGCCTGTTCGTGGAGGAGATGGACCGCAACCCCGGCCGCCTGATCCCCGAGCAGTACCGCGGCAAGCACGGCCACGGCGTCAAGATCGACCTGAACCGCCCCATGAAGGAGATTCTGGCGGAACTGACCAAACACCCGGTGTCCACCCCGCTCCTGCTCACCGGCACCATCGTGGTGGGCCGCGACATCGCCCACGCCAAGTTCAAAGAGATCATGGATAAAGGCCAAGCACTGCCCGAGTACCTGCTGAAGCACCCGATCTACTACGCCGGCCCGGCCAAGACCCCGGCGGGCAAGCCCTCCGGCTCCTTCGGCCCCACCACCGCCGGCCGCATGGACTCCTATGTGGACGAACTGCAATCCCACGGCGGCGCGATGATCATGATCGCCAAGGGCAACCGCAGCCAGCAGGTTACGGACGCCTGCAAGAAGTACGGCGGATTTTACCTCGGCTCCATCGGCGGCCCGGCCGCGGTCCTGGCCGAGGAGAACATCAAAAAGGTCGAGTGCATCGACTTCCCGGAACTGGGGATGGAAGCGGTGTGGAAGATCGAAGTGGAGGACTTCCCGGCGTTCATCCTGGTGGACGACAAGGGGAACGACTTCTTCAAACAGCTTGGTTTGTAG
- a CDS encoding adenosine-specific kinase, which produces MQLEIHNVKIDYPEGCNIILGQTHFIKTAEDLYEAIATTVPQARFGIAFSEASGPCLIRTEGNDDGLIKGCATVLKAIGAGHVFCILLRDAYPINILNQVKNCPEVCCVYCATANPLQVVVASTMQGWGILGVIDGCAPKGVESVEERQQRHGLLRTIGYKL; this is translated from the coding sequence ATGCAACTGGAGATTCATAACGTCAAGATCGACTATCCCGAAGGGTGCAACATCATCCTCGGCCAGACCCACTTTATCAAGACTGCCGAGGACTTGTACGAGGCCATCGCCACCACGGTGCCCCAGGCCCGTTTCGGCATTGCCTTCAGCGAGGCGTCCGGCCCCTGCCTGATCCGAACCGAGGGGAACGACGACGGGCTGATCAAGGGATGCGCCACCGTGCTGAAGGCCATCGGCGCCGGCCATGTCTTCTGCATCCTGCTGCGGGACGCCTATCCCATCAACATCCTCAACCAGGTAAAAAATTGCCCCGAAGTCTGCTGCGTCTATTGTGCCACGGCCAACCCGCTCCAGGTCGTCGTCGCCTCCACCATGCAGGGATGGGGCATCCTCGGGGTGATCGACGGTTGTGCCCCCAAGGGGGTGGAATCGGTTGAAGAGCGCCAGCAGCGGCACGGCCTGCTGCGCACGATCGGCTACAAGCTGTAA
- a CDS encoding ATP-binding protein, protein MQRFGAVIAVFWTLLVAYSLYWDHRQHREDVLLLGKMQSQAFFEKDLLYRRWASRHGGVYVPVTESTQPNPYLSRIPERDITTPSGKRLTLMNPAYMTRQVFEMAQEYRGTGRGHITSLKPIRAENAPDLWERGALQAFERGGTEVGEIEHIDGKPYYRYMKSLLAEKPCLKCHAPQGYHGGEVRGGLSVSVPLEPIYAMMAREMRGVYINHAFIWLLGLGGIGFGTRRLGRITTELYEQTVALEHEIEEREMAQETLQEQTIVLEEEIVERRQIEETVRLSEEKFSKSFDNAPIIMTISTVEDGRFLDVNKKFVELSGFSRQEAVGRTSLELGWITPDQRQVLVAELGEKGRTSGVELRLRSNAENYITCRYYGELITVDGRQCLLSLAHDMTEQRAMEEQLRQAQKMEAIGQLAGGVAHDFNNVLTVIMGYCNLLQMDPKLDTHQRDEVEQIIASSEKAAQLTRGLLTFSRKEVMDFRSADLNGIVQHVQKFLARVIGEDIQLRTVCNRPEIAVRVDSAQIEQVLINLATNARDAMQMGGLLNIETNTLDVDDSFIHTHGYGTPGRYACIAVSDSGCGMDEQTRKRIFEPFFTTKEQGKGTGLGMAIVYGIVKQHNGFITVYSEPGHGTTFRIYLPLSDEGQGAREETGEPVAPDGGTETILVAEDEAGVRRLLEDILTRYGYQVILAEDGQEAVEKFMANRGKIHLVLTDIIMPRKSGQEAVAEIRRLQPGIKVCYASGYTADFIRNRGVDDEGIELIMKPVQSQELLWKVREILDS, encoded by the coding sequence ATGCAGCGCTTCGGTGCCGTCATTGCGGTATTCTGGACACTGCTCGTGGCGTACTCGCTGTACTGGGATCACCGGCAACATCGGGAGGACGTGCTGTTGCTCGGCAAGATGCAGAGCCAGGCCTTCTTCGAGAAGGATCTCCTCTACCGCCGCTGGGCATCCCGCCATGGCGGCGTGTACGTGCCGGTGACGGAATCCACCCAACCCAATCCCTACCTGTCCCGCATCCCCGAGCGGGATATCACCACCCCCTCCGGTAAACGGCTGACCCTGATGAATCCGGCCTACATGACGCGTCAGGTGTTTGAAATGGCCCAGGAGTACAGGGGGACCGGCCGCGGCCATATCACCAGCCTCAAACCGATCAGGGCCGAGAACGCCCCCGACCTCTGGGAAAGGGGGGCGCTGCAGGCGTTCGAACGGGGGGGTACGGAGGTCGGCGAGATAGAGCATATCGACGGCAAACCGTACTATCGCTACATGAAGTCGCTGTTGGCCGAGAAACCCTGCCTCAAGTGCCATGCCCCCCAGGGGTATCATGGGGGGGAGGTGCGGGGAGGCCTGAGCGTCTCCGTCCCCCTGGAACCAATCTATGCCATGATGGCCAGGGAGATGCGGGGGGTATATATCAACCACGCCTTCATCTGGTTGCTGGGTCTGGGGGGCATTGGGTTCGGGACCCGCAGACTGGGGCGCATAACCACGGAGCTTTATGAACAGACCGTGGCGCTGGAGCATGAGATAGAAGAGCGTGAGATGGCCCAGGAGACGCTCCAGGAACAGACGATCGTCCTGGAGGAGGAGATTGTCGAGCGGAGGCAGATCGAGGAAACGGTGCGCCTCAGCGAGGAAAAATTCTCCAAATCCTTCGACAACGCCCCCATCATCATGACGATCAGCACGGTTGAGGATGGCCGCTTTCTGGATGTGAACAAAAAATTCGTCGAGCTATCCGGCTTCAGCCGCCAGGAAGCCGTGGGCAGGACATCGCTCGAGCTTGGCTGGATCACGCCGGACCAGCGTCAGGTGCTAGTGGCCGAATTGGGGGAAAAGGGGCGCACCTCGGGCGTCGAGTTGCGGTTGCGCTCAAATGCCGAAAACTACATCACCTGCAGGTATTACGGCGAACTCATCACGGTTGACGGCCGCCAGTGCCTGCTTTCACTGGCCCATGACATGACCGAGCAGAGGGCCATGGAGGAGCAGCTCCGGCAGGCCCAGAAGATGGAGGCCATCGGCCAGCTTGCGGGCGGCGTGGCCCATGACTTCAACAATGTGCTCACGGTTATCATGGGGTATTGCAATCTGTTGCAGATGGACCCGAAGCTGGATACGCACCAGCGTGATGAGGTCGAGCAGATTATCGCCTCTTCCGAGAAGGCGGCCCAGTTGACCCGCGGGCTGCTTACCTTCAGCCGCAAAGAGGTCATGGATTTCAGGTCGGCCGACCTCAACGGTATCGTGCAGCATGTCCAGAAATTCCTCGCCCGGGTCATTGGCGAGGATATCCAGCTCAGAACCGTCTGCAACCGCCCTGAGATTGCCGTGCGCGTGGATAGCGCCCAGATCGAACAGGTCCTGATCAACCTGGCCACCAACGCTCGGGATGCCATGCAGATGGGGGGGCTGTTGAACATCGAAACGAACACCCTGGATGTTGACGACTCCTTTATCCATACCCATGGCTACGGTACGCCGGGCCGGTATGCCTGCATAGCGGTTTCCGATTCCGGCTGCGGCATGGACGAACAGACCCGCAAGAGGATCTTCGAGCCGTTTTTTACCACCAAGGAGCAAGGCAAGGGGACCGGCCTCGGCATGGCCATCGTCTACGGGATCGTCAAGCAGCATAACGGTTTTATCACTGTCTACAGCGAACCGGGACACGGCACCACCTTCAGGATATATCTGCCGCTGAGCGACGAAGGGCAGGGGGCGCGGGAAGAAACGGGGGAACCGGTCGCTCCCGACGGCGGGACCGAAACGATCCTTGTGGCCGAGGACGAAGCTGGGGTGCGCAGGCTTTTAGAAGACATCCTGACCCGGTACGGCTATCAGGTGATCCTGGCGGAGGACGGACAGGAGGCTGTCGAGAAATTCATGGCAAACCGTGGTAAGATTCACTTGGTCCTCACGGATATCATCATGCCCAGAAAGAGCGGTCAAGAGGCCGTTGCAGAGATCAGGCGGCTGCAGCCGGGCATAAAGGTGTGTTATGCCAGCGGATACACTGCGGATTTCATTCGGAATCGCGGCGTGGATGATGAGGGGATCGAGCTTATCATGAAGCCGGTCCAGTCGCAGGAACTCCTGTGGAAGGTGCGGGAGATATTGGACAGCTAA
- the lpxC gene encoding UDP-3-O-acyl-N-acetylglucosamine deacetylase encodes MIKRQTTINRIFKITGIGLHTGQPVNLEFLPRREFGIAFVINGQMIPARYDMVADTRLSTLIAREGASVSTIEHLMAAFYFSGITNCLVYIDGPEVPIMDGSAWEFYQGMWKAGVYEFPENGVYLKVLRPVEVTREDAFLRVKPLNTLEITMSIEFRAPVGKQKKRVTDVENAFAIINSRTFGFIEELEAIRQAGLAKGATLDNAVAIGEDSIVNPHGLRYKKELVNHKILDLIGDLYTSGYRILGKVEANKTGHYLNNLLLKEIFSDPANYAIY; translated from the coding sequence ATGATCAAACGACAAACCACCATCAATCGTATCTTCAAGATCACCGGCATCGGGCTGCATACCGGCCAACCGGTCAACCTGGAGTTCCTTCCCCGCCGCGAGTTCGGCATCGCCTTTGTCATCAACGGCCAGATGATCCCGGCCCGCTACGACATGGTGGCCGACACGCGCCTCTCGACCCTGATCGCCAGGGAGGGGGCATCGGTTTCCACCATCGAACACCTGATGGCGGCCTTTTACTTCTCCGGCATCACCAACTGCCTGGTGTACATCGACGGCCCCGAGGTCCCCATCATGGACGGCTCGGCCTGGGAGTTCTATCAGGGCATGTGGAAAGCCGGCGTCTACGAATTCCCGGAAAACGGCGTCTATCTGAAGGTGCTCCGCCCGGTGGAGGTCACCCGGGAAGACGCGTTTCTGCGGGTCAAGCCGCTCAATACCCTGGAAATCACCATGTCCATCGAGTTCCGGGCACCGGTCGGCAAGCAGAAGAAACGGGTCACGGACGTGGAAAACGCCTTCGCCATCATCAATTCCCGCACCTTCGGCTTCATCGAAGAACTGGAGGCGATCCGCCAGGCGGGTTTGGCCAAGGGGGCGACCCTGGACAATGCCGTGGCGATCGGCGAGGACAGCATCGTCAACCCCCACGGCCTGCGTTACAAGAAGGAGCTGGTCAATCACAAGATTCTCGATCTGATCGGCGATCTGTACACCAGCGGCTACCGCATCCTCGGCAAGGTCGAGGCCAACAAGACCGGCCATTACCTCAACAATCTGCTGCTGAAAGAGATCTTTTCAGACCCCGCCAATTACGCCATCTACTGA
- the cysE gene encoding serine O-acetyltransferase, protein MFKNLREDINSVFERDPAARNAMEIIFCYPGLHALWIYRIAHWFWINKLFFLGRFISHVGRFLTGIEIHPGAKIGRKFFIDHGMGVVIGETAEIGDNVTLYHGVTLGGVTWDKVKRHPTLGDNVVIGSGAKVLGPFTVGKGAKIGSNSVVVKEVPENATVVGIPGRVVMAQEKKEELRPDLQHDQLPDPEAKAISCLFDQIRELEKKYATLAEEHEALKKKING, encoded by the coding sequence ATGTTCAAGAACCTGCGCGAGGATATCAACTCCGTCTTTGAACGCGATCCGGCCGCCCGCAATGCCATGGAGATCATCTTCTGCTATCCCGGCCTGCACGCCCTTTGGATATACCGTATTGCCCATTGGTTCTGGATCAACAAGCTATTTTTCCTGGGGCGTTTCATTTCCCATGTGGGCCGCTTCCTGACCGGCATCGAGATCCATCCGGGCGCCAAGATCGGCCGCAAGTTTTTCATCGACCACGGCATGGGGGTGGTGATCGGGGAAACGGCCGAAATCGGCGACAACGTGACCCTCTACCACGGCGTGACCCTGGGCGGGGTGACCTGGGACAAGGTCAAGCGTCACCCGACCCTGGGCGACAACGTGGTGATCGGATCGGGGGCCAAGGTGCTGGGACCGTTTACCGTCGGCAAGGGGGCCAAGATCGGCTCCAACTCGGTGGTGGTCAAGGAGGTCCCGGAAAACGCTACCGTGGTCGGCATCCCCGGTCGGGTGGTCATGGCCCAGGAAAAGAAGGAAGAGCTTCGCCCCGACCTGCAACACGACCAGCTGCCCGACCCGGAGGCCAAGGCGATTTCGTGTCTGTTCGACCAGATCCGCGAGTTGGAGAAGAAGTACGCCACCCTGGCCGAGGAACACGAGGCGCTGAAAAAGAAAATCAACGGCTGA
- a CDS encoding DUF3971 domain-containing protein, with protein MKRSYIKLSGILLLAVSTIVVSLAFFLPYLLDVNSYRDEILASLQKSLNRKVTFTHGEFKWHFGPSFDFDGITVKEPDNSADFLKADRITVRLALWPLLEERVVLRDVALEGADIRLVRNKDGKLNIDDLLAPGKEGMQIQFRKVQLKRSTIQWHDMAVGKDGLPVVAATNIALTMDHVARGRKGSVKLVCDIPALSGAPAKIALNGTIKLPEKGQSLLEMELNGDADIKQAEIGRFWPYFGRRIPFANPGGRLDVATSFKGKPREFAAKGKIRINNAAVSWPTIFHATVAPRFLQADYDLKLNGKLLDIKAIDLSTDGFRIKGSVQLHDYAGPDPRIVARAATPGTFRYEDVRTYVPYGIIPADTSDYIENKIKSGVFKLDTGVLDGRVSQITHMERGDNYNTLLIRGPVEKAVLSYGPKAPMFNNIKGTIELKGKNFNLIGMTGSFGTSPFKLHGSITEYNTDKQSDYPVRMEITPRSPEIAWLARIVGAHKLDFSGNSNLVLTGNGHFSAYRLDGEWELKQAAYTFPGVVRKPAGMANHLAFSSILPPGEIKLNSLAYTLPPLALSANALLRYGDKPYLGFEVQTNPFWLSETLPIMPMWQQHRPRGRVQAHIRGTGNPEDFAAMDYSGSIALNTFSFLPDPKLKPVSGISSTITFHGNSLETTGMSARYGDSLLNLRGRVKSLKNAEAEITLSSPQFFLRDINLIPPPPAKANASIRRLHAVLAVRDGRYAINRLSGLFNTSNFSINGDYTAGAAPTANLALSSSNLDLDDLLLLARLSDQGNADNRASSRLNLNLKLNAESGKYEKIPYSKLNATLHQENGILYLQGMGAEMFGGRVTAKGRIAPGNGQERRYDLNIGVSRVNAERLLQALDVTKEVTGTLNLSGDLTARGATLADLKRTALGNVKLRLEKGTLRKFNVLSKMFSILNVSQLLKFQLPDMVSDGMPYKDIHGSFAFSDGSISTQNLFINSDAMNISVIGRADMVREELNFTIGVQPLQTVDKIVNRIPVVGWLLTGKGKSVVTAYFEAKGKWSDPQVSAIPVKSMARGALNIFKRVFELPVKLFTDTGEVILGQ; from the coding sequence ATGAAACGCTCCTATATAAAGCTTTCCGGCATCCTGCTGCTGGCCGTCAGCACCATCGTGGTCAGCCTGGCTTTTTTTCTGCCCTACCTGCTGGATGTCAACTCCTATCGCGACGAGATCCTCGCTTCCCTGCAAAAATCCCTCAACCGCAAGGTCACCTTCACCCACGGCGAGTTCAAATGGCACTTCGGCCCTTCCTTCGATTTTGACGGCATCACGGTCAAGGAGCCGGACAACAGCGCCGACTTCCTCAAGGCCGACCGCATCACGGTGCGGCTGGCCCTCTGGCCCCTGCTGGAGGAACGTGTCGTGTTGCGCGACGTAGCCCTGGAAGGGGCTGACATCCGTCTGGTACGGAACAAAGACGGGAAGTTGAACATCGACGACCTGTTGGCGCCGGGCAAGGAAGGCATGCAGATCCAGTTCCGCAAGGTGCAGCTCAAGCGCAGTACGATCCAGTGGCACGACATGGCCGTGGGCAAAGATGGGCTGCCGGTTGTTGCCGCCACCAATATCGCCCTGACCATGGATCACGTGGCCCGCGGCCGCAAAGGGAGCGTCAAACTCGTCTGCGACATCCCGGCCCTATCGGGGGCTCCCGCCAAAATCGCCCTGAACGGTACGATCAAGCTCCCAGAAAAGGGGCAATCCCTGCTTGAAATGGAACTAAACGGCGATGCGGATATCAAACAGGCCGAAATCGGCCGTTTCTGGCCTTACTTCGGCAGGCGCATCCCCTTCGCCAACCCGGGCGGCCGCCTTGACGTCGCCACCAGCTTCAAGGGCAAACCCCGTGAGTTCGCCGCCAAGGGCAAAATCCGCATCAACAACGCCGCCGTGTCCTGGCCGACCATATTCCACGCAACCGTGGCGCCCCGTTTCCTCCAGGCGGACTACGACCTGAAACTCAACGGCAAACTGCTGGATATCAAGGCCATCGACCTGAGCACCGACGGTTTCAGGATCAAGGGGAGCGTCCAACTGCACGATTATGCCGGCCCGGATCCGCGCATCGTCGCCAGGGCGGCCACCCCGGGCACCTTCCGCTATGAGGATGTCAGGACCTACGTTCCCTACGGCATCATCCCCGCCGACACCAGCGACTATATCGAGAACAAGATCAAGTCCGGGGTCTTCAAGCTGGATACCGGCGTACTGGACGGACGGGTCAGTCAGATCACCCACATGGAGCGGGGGGACAATTACAACACCCTCCTGATCCGGGGGCCGGTGGAAAAGGCCGTGCTCAGCTACGGCCCCAAGGCGCCTATGTTCAACAACATCAAGGGAACCATCGAGTTGAAGGGTAAGAACTTCAACCTGATCGGCATGACCGGCTCCTTCGGCACGTCGCCGTTCAAATTGCACGGGTCGATCACGGAATACAACACCGACAAGCAATCCGACTACCCGGTCCGCATGGAGATCACCCCACGCTCCCCCGAAATCGCCTGGCTGGCCAGGATCGTCGGGGCGCACAAGCTCGATTTCAGCGGCAACTCCAACCTTGTCCTCACCGGCAACGGCCATTTTTCCGCCTACCGCCTGGACGGCGAATGGGAACTGAAGCAGGCCGCCTACACCTTTCCCGGCGTTGTGCGCAAACCCGCTGGCATGGCGAACCACCTCGCCTTCAGTTCGATCCTGCCGCCGGGCGAGATCAAGCTGAACAGCCTGGCCTATACCCTGCCGCCTCTCGCCCTCTCCGCAAACGCCCTGCTGAGATACGGCGACAAGCCGTACCTCGGTTTCGAGGTGCAGACCAACCCGTTTTGGTTGAGCGAGACCTTGCCCATCATGCCCATGTGGCAACAGCACCGCCCGCGCGGGAGGGTACAGGCCCATATCCGCGGCACCGGCAACCCCGAAGACTTCGCGGCCATGGATTACTCCGGCAGCATTGCCCTGAACACTTTTTCCTTCCTGCCGGATCCCAAACTGAAGCCGGTGAGCGGCATCAGCAGCACGATCACCTTTCACGGGAACAGCCTGGAGACTACCGGCATGAGCGCCCGCTACGGCGATTCGCTCCTCAACCTGCGCGGCCGGGTCAAAAGCCTGAAAAACGCCGAAGCCGAGATCACCCTGTCGTCGCCCCAGTTCTTCCTGCGGGACATAAACCTCATTCCCCCGCCCCCGGCCAAGGCCAATGCCAGCATTCGCCGCCTGCATGCCGTGCTGGCCGTCAGGGACGGCAGGTATGCCATCAATCGTTTGTCCGGACTCTTCAATACGTCCAATTTCAGCATCAACGGCGATTACACCGCGGGGGCCGCCCCAACGGCCAACCTGGCGCTCAGTTCATCCAACCTCGACCTGGACGACCTGCTCCTGCTGGCCAGGCTCTCCGACCAGGGGAACGCGGACAATCGGGCATCATCGCGACTGAACCTGAATCTCAAGCTCAACGCCGAATCCGGGAAATACGAGAAGATTCCCTACTCGAAGCTGAACGCGACCCTGCACCAGGAAAACGGCATTCTTTATCTCCAGGGCATGGGGGCCGAGATGTTCGGCGGCAGGGTGACCGCAAAGGGGCGCATTGCGCCGGGCAACGGCCAGGAGCGACGCTATGACCTGAATATCGGTGTTTCGCGGGTCAATGCGGAGCGCCTCCTTCAAGCGCTGGACGTGACCAAGGAGGTCACCGGGACCCTGAACCTCTCCGGCGACCTGACCGCCCGGGGGGCTACCCTGGCGGACCTCAAGAGGACAGCGCTCGGCAATGTGAAGCTGAGACTGGAAAAAGGCACTCTGCGGAAGTTCAACGTGCTCTCCAAGATGTTCTCGATCCTCAACGTATCCCAGTTGCTCAAGTTCCAACTTCCGGACATGGTGTCGGACGGTATGCCGTATAAGGACATCCATGGCAGCTTCGCCTTCAGCGACGGCAGCATTTCGACCCAAAACCTCTTTATCAACAGCGACGCCATGAACATCTCGGTCATCGGCCGAGCGGACATGGTCAGGGAGGAACTCAATTTCACCATCGGCGTCCAGCCGCTCCAGACCGTAGACAAGATCGTCAACCGCATCCCGGTGGTAGGCTGGCTTCTGACCGGCAAGGGCAAATCGGTGGTAACGGCCTATTTCGAGGCCAAGGGCAAATGGTCCGATCCACAGGTGAGCGCTATTCCGGTCAAGTCCATGGCCAGGGGAGCGTTGAATATCTTCAAGCGGGTCTTTGAACTGCCGGTGAAGCTGTTCACGGATACGGGAGAGGTCATACTGGGACAATAG
- a CDS encoding YbhB/YbcL family Raf kinase inhibitor-like protein has translation MLAALLLAALGVLLGATAQGKGGRRMEALTISSPGFSHGEAIPSRHTCDGNDTSPAIVIGRVPQATRSLALVMDDPDAPLGDWVHWVVWNIPPQTREIPEHGLPPQAKQGKNDWHRNSYGGPCPPSGTHRYFFRVYALDTTLHLGDSTAKGDLERAMQGHVLAKGELMGTYKRR, from the coding sequence GTGCTGGCGGCATTGCTGCTGGCGGCGCTCGGGGTCTTGCTGGGTGCGACCGCTCAGGGGAAGGGGGGACGCAGGATGGAAGCGTTGACCATTTCGAGTCCGGGCTTTAGCCATGGGGAGGCCATACCGTCCCGCCACACCTGCGATGGGAACGATACCAGTCCCGCCATCGTCATCGGCAGGGTGCCGCAGGCCACCCGGAGCCTGGCGTTGGTCATGGACGACCCGGATGCGCCCCTGGGGGACTGGGTGCACTGGGTGGTGTGGAACATCCCGCCCCAGACGCGGGAGATCCCCGAGCACGGCCTGCCGCCCCAGGCCAAACAGGGGAAGAACGACTGGCATCGGAACAGTTACGGCGGCCCCTGCCCGCCGTCCGGGACCCACCGCTATTTTTTCAGGGTCTATGCCCTGGACACTACGCTGCATCTCGGTGACTCCACCGCCAAGGGCGACCTGGAGCGGGCCATGCAGGGGCATGTCCTGGCCAAGGGGGAGTTGATGGGGACGTACAAGCGGCGGTGA